The Musa acuminata AAA Group cultivar baxijiao chromosome BXJ3-6, Cavendish_Baxijiao_AAA, whole genome shotgun sequence region cAGAAAGcaccaaatatttttctaaaacctTTTTATCTATCTTTCTCGTGGGAAAAGAAGTAGGTGGTTAAGGTAtattcaaaattaagaaaaaatatattaaaagggAGATATCTCTCTAGGAAAGTCCAAAACAAAGAACTCTTTGGTAAACAATAGCTAAAAAATTACACCACTCAAAATATCATACCCTCACAAAATTAGTATTAGATTAAAAAGAAGTAGATGGTTAAGGTATATCCGAAattaggaatatatatatatatatatatatatatatatatatatatatatatatatatatatatatatacacacacaaagtATCTCTctagaaaaatctaaaataggAATCTTTTTACCAGTATTGACTAAGAAATTATACCATCCAAAATATCCTATCCTCCATAAAACTTTTGTTATACTAATTTTGAATATCTTATCCTCCACAAAAtagttatcatttgatgaattattttatCTCTTATTGGGCTTTGATCATCATATCATTTGATGTATTATGTCAAACCAAAGACAACCTTACAGTCTTATATTCCAGAGTTGAGCCTTGACTACATTGCACGATGACAAGATGACAAAAGAAAGGTTTTAAGGCAAATGTAGAGCGACAAGATGAAATATATTAATTACCACAAATATACGAGCCATCGTCTTATTCTTCGGCATTTTATTAAGGCGTTCATGCAGAAAGCTCACATGATCCGAAAGGATAAAACTGTGCGGATAATAAAGTTGCACAGGCCAAACTTTGTCTTAAAGGTTTTGTGGATCCATTGGAGGAGGAGACCGCCAAAAGCATATTAATTATCATTAGAGAAAGAAAGAGATTtagttatcatttgatgaattattttatCTCTTATTGGGCTTTGATCATCATATGAACATTTGATGTATTATGCCCAACCAAAGATAACCTTGTAGTCTTATATTCCAGAGTTGATACTTGACTGCATTGCACGGTGACAATATGATAAGAGACTACATTGCACGGTGACAATATGACAAGAGAAAGGTTTGAAGGTAAAAGTAGAGCGACAAGATGAAATATATTAATTACGACAAAATTACGAGCCACCGTCTTATTCTTCGACACTTTCTTAAGAAGTGCATGCAGAAAGCTTACATGATCCGAAAGGATAAAACTGTGCAGATAATAAAGTTGCACAGGCTAAACTTTGTCTTAAAGGTTTTGTGGATCCATTGGAGGAGGAGACCGCCAAAAGCATGCTAATTATCATTagagaaaagaagagatttaattatcatttgatgaattattttatCTCTTATTGGGCTTTGATCATCATATGAACATTTGATCTATTATGCCCAACCAAAGATAACCTTACAGTCTTATATTCCAGAGTTGAGCCTTGACTGCATTGCACGATGACAAGATGACAAGAGAAAGGTTTTAAGGCAAAAGTAGAGCGACAAGATGAAATATATTAATTACGACAAACATACAAGCCACCGTCTTATTCTTCGGCACTTTCTTAAGATGTGCATGCAGAAAGCTCACATGATCCGAAAGGATAAAACTGTGCGGATAATAAAGTTGCAGAGGCCAAACTTTGTCTTAAAGGTTTTATGGATCTATTGGAGGAGGAGACCGTCAAAAGCATACTAATTATCATTAGAGAAAGGAAGTGATTtagttatcatttgatgaattattttatCTCTTATTGGGCTTTGATCATTATATAAACATTTGATGTATTATGCCCAACCAAAGACAACCTTGCAGTCTTATGTTTCAGAGTTGAGCCTTGACTGCATTGCACGGTGACAATATGATAAGAGAAAGGTTTTAAGGCAAAAGTAGAACGACAAGATGAAATATATTAATTACCACAAACATACGAGCCACCGTCTTATTCTTCGGCACTTTCTTAAGACTGCATGCAGAAAGCTTACATGATCCGAAAGGATAAAACTGTGCAGATAATAAAGTTGCACAAGCTAAACTTTGTCTTAAAGGTTTTGTGGATCCATTGGAGGAGGAGACCGCCAAAAGCATACTAATTATCATTagagaaaagaagagatttaattatcatttgatgaattattttttctcttattGGGCTTTGATCATCATATAAACATTTGATGTATTATGCCCAACCAAAGACAACCTTACAGCCTTATATTCCAGAGTTGAGCCTTGACTGCATTGCACGGTGACAAGATGACAAGAGAAAGGTTTTAAGGCAAAAGTAGAACGACAAGATGAAATATATTAATTACCACAAACATACGAGCAATCGTCTTATTCTTCGGCACTTTCTTAAGACGTGCATGCAGAAAGATCAAATGATCCGAAAGGATAAAACTGTGCGAATAATAAAGTTGCACAAGCCAAACTTTGTCTTAAAGGTTTTGTGGATCCATTGGAGGAGGAGACCGCCAAAAGCATACTAATTATCATTAGAGAAAGGAAGAGATTTAgttattatttgatgaattattttatCTCTTATTGGGCTTTGATCATCATATGAACATTTGATGTATTATGCCCAACCAAAGAAAACCTTGTAGTCTTATATTCGAGAGTTGATACTTGACTGCATTGCACGGTGACAATATGACAAGAGAAAGGTTTGAAGGCAAAAGTAGAGCGACAAGATGAAATATATTAATTACCATGAACATACGAGCCACCGTCTTATTCTTCGACACTTTCTTAAGACGTGCATGCAGAAAGCTTACATGATCCGAAAGGATAAAACTGTGCAGATAATAAAGTTACACAGGCTAAACTTTGTATTAAAAGTTTTGTGGATCCATTGGAGGAGGAGATCGCCAAAAGCATGCTAATTATCATTagagaaaagaagagatttaattatcatttgatgaattattttttctcttattGGGCTTTGATCATCATATAAACATTTGATGTATTATGCCCAACCAAAGACAACCTTACAGCCTTATATTCCAGAGTTGAGCCTTGACTGCATTGCACGGTGACAAGATGACAAGAGAAAGGTTTTAAGGCAAAAGTAGAACGACAAGATGAAATATATTAATTACCACAAACATACGAGCAATCGTCTTATTCTTCGGCACTTTCTTAAGACGTGCATGCAGAAAGATCAAATGATCCGAAAGGATAAAACTGTGCGAATAATAAAGTTGCACAAGCCAAACTTTGTCTTAAAGGTTTTGTGGATCCATTGGAGGAGGAGACCGCCAAAAGCATACTAATTATCATTAGAGAAAGGAAGAGATTTAgttattatttgatgaattattttatCTCTTATTGGGCTTTGATCATCATATGAACATTTGATGTATTATGCCCAACCAAAGAAAACCTTGTAGTCTTATATTCGAGAGTTGATACTTGACTGCATTGCACGGTGACAATATGACAAGAGAAAGGTTTGAAGGCAAAAGTAGAGCGACAAGATGAAATATATTAATTACCATGAACATACGAGCCACCGTCTTATTCTTCGACACTTTCTTAAGACGTGCATGCAGAAAGCTTACATGATCCGAAAGGATAAAACTGTGCAGATAATAAAGTTACACAGGCTAAACTTTGTATTAAAAGTTTTGTGGATCCATTGGAGGAGGAGATCGCCAAAAGCATGCTAATTATCATTagagaaaagaagagatttaattatcatttgatgaattattttttctcttattGGGCTTTGATCATCATATAAACATTTGATGTATTATGCCCAACCAAAGACAATCTTACAGTCTTATATTCCAGAGTTGAGCCTTGTCTGCATTGCACGATGACAAGATGACAAGAGAAAGGTTTTAAGGCAAAAGTAGAGCGACAAGATGAAATATATTAATTACCACAAACATACGAGCCACCGCCTTATTCTTCGGTACTTTCTTAAGACGTGCATGCAGAAAGCTCACATGATCTGAAAGGATAAAACTGTGCGGATAATAAAGTTGCACATGCCAAACTTTGTCTTAAAGGTTTTGTGGATCCATTGGAGGAGGAGACTACCAAAAGCATACTAATTATCATTAGAGAAAGGAAGTGATTtagttatcatttgatgaattattttatttcttattgGGTTTTGATCATCATATAAACATTTGATGTATTATGCCCAACCACAGACAACCTTGCAGTCTTATATTTCAGAGTTGAGCCTTACTGCATTGCACGGTGACAATATGACAAGAGAAAGGTTTTAAGGCAAAAGTAGAACGACAagattaaatatattaattaccACAAACATACGAGCCACCGTCTTATTCTTCGACACTTTCTTAAGACGTGCATGCAGAAAGCTTACATGATCCGAAAGGATAAAACTGTGCAGATAATAAAGTTGCATAGGCTAAACTTTGTATTAAAAGTTTTGTGGATCCATTGGAGGAGGAGACCGCCAAAAGCATGCTAATTATCATTagagaaaagaagagatttaattatcatttgatgaattattttttctcttattGGGCTTTGATCATCATATAAACATTTGATGTATTATGCCCAACCAAAGACAATCTTACAGTTTTATATTCCAGAGTTGAGCCTTGACTACATTGCACGATGACAAGATGACAAGAGAAAGGTTTCAAGGCAAAAGTACAGCAAGATGAAATATATTAATTACCACAAACATACAAGCCACCATCTTATTCTTCGGCACTTTCTTAACATGTGCATGCAGAACACTCACATAGTCAAAAGGATAAAACTTTGCGGGTAATAAAGTTGCACAGGCCAAACTTTGTTTGAAAGGTTTTGTAGATCCATTCGAGGAGGAGACCGCCAAAAGCATGCTAATTATCATTAGAGAAAGGAAAAGATTtagttatcatttgatgaattattttatCTCTTATTGTACTTTGATCATCATATAAATATTTGATGTATTATGCCCAACCAAAAACAATCTTGCAGTCTTATATTCCAGAGTTGAGCCTTGATTGCATTGCAGAGTGACAAGATAACAAGAGAAAGGTTATAAGGCAAAAGTAGAGTGACAagattaaatatattaattatcacAAACATACGAGCCACCGTCTTATTCTTCGACACTTTCTTAAGATGTGCATGCAGAAAACTCACATGATCCGAAAGGATAAAACTGTGCGGATAATAAAGTTGCACAGGCCAAACTTTGTCTTAATGGTTTTGTGGATCCATTCGAGGAGGAGACCGCCAAAAGCATGCTAATTATCATTAGAGAAAGGAAGAGATTtagttatcatttgatgaattattttatCTCTTATTGGGCTTTGATCATCATATGAACATTTGATGTATTATGCCTAACCAAAGACAACCTTGGAGTCTTATATTCCGGATTTGATACTTGACTACATTGCACCGAGACAAGGTGACAAGAGAAAGGTTTTAAGGCAAAAGTAGAGCAACAATATGAAATATATTAATTACCATAAACATACTCGCCACCGTCTTATTCTTCGGCACTTTTAAGACGTGCATGCACGTCTTCCTTAATACATCACAAGTTTTGCCTCGCATATATCTTACTACATACTATAATAGAATCACAACTAAACAAGTCGATCCAGTTGACAGTGGCGAAGTGAGGCTTGTATCAAAGGATGGCCATTCTGCTATCAACGGGAAGAAATGGCGACGCTGCGCAAGACCACGGTCTCCACTGTGAGGCCGGGACCGAACCCGTAGAGCACCCCCCACTCCAACCCCTCGCCGGTGGTCGCCTTCCCGTCCTCGGCCGACCGCTTCCTCATCTCGTCGAGGATGAACAGCACGCAGGCGCTGGACATGTTCCCGTACTCGGTCATCACCTGCCTCGTCGCCTTCAGCTTTGCCCTCTCCAGCCCCAGCCTGGCCTCCATCGCGTCGAGGATCGCGGGTCCGCCGGGGTGCGCGATCCAGAAGATGGAGTTCCAGTCGCTGATCCCCAGCGGCTCGAAGGCCTCCACGAGATTCTGCTCGATGTTCTTGGCAATGATCCTGGGCACGTCCCTGAGCAGATGGAAGGTGAGGCCGACCTCCTTGAGGTGGCCCTCGATGGCGCCGTCGGAGTCGGGGAGGAGGGTCTGGCTGGCCGAGATGAGCTGAAAGAGGGGTCGCTCCGTGGCGGGGTCGGGGTCAGCTCCGATGATGACGGCGGCGGCGCCGTCGCCGAACAGGGCCTGTCCGACGAGGTTGTCGAGGTGAGTTTCCGCCGCCCCGCGGAAGGTGACGGTGGTGAGCTCGGAGCAGACCACGAGCACCCGGGCGCCGCGGTTGTTCTCTGCTATGTCCTTGGCGAGGCGGAGCACCGTGCCGCCGGCGAAGCAGCCATGCTGGGACAACGTGAAGCGGTTGATGGaaaggttgagtccgaggagcttgACAAGCTGGTAGTCGTGGCCGGGCAAGTCGAAACTGACGGTGGTGCAGAAGACCAGGTGGGTGATCCTGGACTTGGGGTGCCCCCACTCTTCGATGGCCTTTACTGCCGCCTGCATGGCCAGCTTCGGTACCTCCACGGCCATGATGTCCCGCCGGACGTCCAGTGACGGTGCCATGTACGCGCCGATGTTAGGGTACGCTTTCAGGATCTCCTCGTTGAGGAACATGTAACGTTTACGGATCATTGTCTTGTCACCTGAACCATCACGAAGTACGAGCATCACAACCAAGACTCTTATCTAGCGACGAGTACAGTTAGTAGATCTCTGTCTGTCACTAGTAATAACGCCATGCAACAAAGCAACTACCAAAGAAACGGCAGAGAGTACGTATAAGTCACTCACACATTCTCTTAAACTTCTGTTTGAGCTCAGGGAGGTGGTTGCTCCTGGTGATGCGGAAGTAGTAGTCAGGGTAGTCGGCCTGGTACACGACGTTGGCCGGGTTGGCGGTGCCGATGGCAAGTACCGTCGCTGGCCCCTCTGCCCTCTGCGATCGCCGGATCTCCTCCACTTTGGCCATGACTCCTGCTTCTCTCTCTTCCTATCCTCACAAACAACTACCACAAGCCGAGCACTTCAGCTTGCTTTGGATGTGGTGGAGATGGATGGAATGGAGCTTGAAGATTTATAGTAGAGGATAGGTGGGAGGGACGGGCTATACGTGAAGCTACGAGGGGTTTGGTGAGTGCGTCGGCATCTTCCTTGTTGCATCAGCTGGAAACCTGGAGATGCGGCAGCCCAATGTGATGGAAACCTAGACGTTATGCTATGTGTTTCATTTAGAAGTGTTTCCTTTCGTTGTTGTAGTAACGAGTAAGTGTCGTCTTTTCCACATAGAGAACCCAAGAAATTACACCACCCGCCTATCTTTCGACATAGAGAACCCAAGAAATTACACCACCCGCGCATCCTACCCTCCACCAATTTAATCTTTGGTTAAAAAGATTTATGACtttttttccttctgaaacagattatattttaattttaatcacattcttttttctttttgattttttccCCTCAACTCGGTGATCACTTTTACCTTTCGCTTTAAGTTAGAAAtcctgcatagtttctaaataaaaaagaCAATCTAATTAAATGAAACAAACGAAAAAAAGAGACTGAAGAAAAGAATATCGAGTGAAATTGAAGCTGGAAAAACGTTTGAAGGACCTAAGCTTGTGGTTTGGTGAGTGATCACCATTGCTTACTGTTGTTGACATCTTGTTGTTCTCCAGTAACAGAAGATGGGCAAAAGAGACAGATAAACGTGGAGTTGGCTCCCATTGTTATCATCTAATCGTGTCCTCTTTGTGGTCGATCTGCTAGATATAACATGAATGAACACCGGCCACGAACTTTTCCAGAACACAAGGATGGGAAGTAAAGGAAGTGCCATTGAAGTAAATCCACCTAAACCATCATGCCCGGTCAATAAGATTGTCTCTTAACTTGGACAATATGCCTCATATCTACTGCTTTTACTTGTGGATACAGTTGGAAGTCCCCGAAGATTCTGTGTTTGGCAACTTAATATCACTCGTAGCAGTCATCGGAAACAATCGATGGGCTGGGATTCTTCTACTTAATATCACTCAATAAAAGCATTGCCATAAATCTACTACTTTAACCGCAATCCTTGGTCTTCTGTTCCATGCCTGATGAATGCATCACTGCGAGAAAAAGCTCTAATGGCTGCGAGAGGAGGAAGTGTCACTCATTTCCTCAGATCCAGGCAAAGTTGCCTTTTCTCTTCTCAAGTTGAAGTTTCGTCAATTTAATCACCTACTACTCTTTGCTTCTGAGAGGCAGTATTCTCATCAGCTATTCTCAAGTCACCCACCTACATGTTTCCGAAGGGTTGGAAACGTATCAGATACGGATCAGAGTAGAAAAGGGCCATCTGTATGAAACAAGTAGTGCTACGATACCGATGTATTGCTTACGATATGAGATAAGAGCTTTGGATCGTGATATAAATTTCTTCGCTGAGCTACAACACCAGAAATATCGAAAGTGGTGACTGTGCTTGCCGTGATCTCCGCGCTGTCGTTTGCGGCCGTGCCTTGGACAGACGAGTTGGTGGCGCGGTAGAGTTaagaatattaatttatataaataaaatataa contains the following coding sequences:
- the LOC135640385 gene encoding chalcone synthase 2-like; translation: MAKVEEIRRSQRAEGPATVLAIGTANPANVVYQADYPDYYFRITRSNHLPELKQKFKRMCDKTMIRKRYMFLNEEILKAYPNIGAYMAPSLDVRRDIMAVEVPKLAMQAAVKAIEEWGHPKSRITHLVFCTTVSFDLPGHDYQLVKLLGLNLSINRFTLSQHGCFAGGTVLRLAKDIAENNRGARVLVVCSELTTVTFRGAAETHLDNLVGQALFGDGAAAVIIGADPDPATERPLFQLISASQTLLPDSDGAIEGHLKEVGLTFHLLRDVPRIIAKNIEQNLVEAFEPLGISDWNSIFWIAHPGGPAILDAMEARLGLERAKLKATRQVMTEYGNMSSACVLFILDEMRKRSAEDGKATTGEGLEWGVLYGFGPGLTVETVVLRSVAISSR